In the Bos indicus x Bos taurus breed Angus x Brahman F1 hybrid chromosome 20, Bos_hybrid_MaternalHap_v2.0, whole genome shotgun sequence genome, one interval contains:
- the ESM1 gene encoding endothelial cell-specific molecule 1 codes for MKRLLLLATLLVPAHLAAVWSRKYAVDCPERCDSSQCKSSSRCKRTVLDDCGCCRVCAAGLGETCYRTVSGMDGVKCGPGLRCQFYNEEDDFGDEFGICKDCPFGTFGMECKQICSCQSGICNRVTGKCLKFPFFQYSVAKATNQRFVSHTEHDVASGDGNAVREELVKENDAPSPVMKWLNPR; via the exons ATGAAGCGCCTCCTGCTGCTGGCCACGCTGCTGGTCCCCGCGCACCTGGCGGCGGTCTGGAGCCGCAAGTACGCGGTGGATTGCCCCGAGCGCTGTGACAGTAGCCAGTGCAAAAGCAGCTCGCGCTGTAAGAGGACAGTGCTAGACGACTGTGGCTGCTGCCGGGTGTGCGCCGCGGGGCTCGGAGAAACCTGCTACCGCACAGTCTCGGGCATGGATGGCGTGAAGTGTGGCCCCGGGCTGAGGTGTCAGTTTTACAATGAGGAGGATGATTTTGGTGACGAGTTTGGTATCTGCAAAG ATTGTCCCTTCGGCACCTTCGGGATGGAATGCAAACAGATTTGCAGCTGTCAGTCTGGCATATGCAACAGGGTGACCGGCAAATGCCTGAAGTTTCCCTTCTTCCAATATTCAGTAGCCAAGGCTACCAACCAGAGATTTGTATCACACACAG AGCATGACGTGGCATCTGGAGACGGCAATGCTGTGAGAGAAGAACTTGTGAAGGAGAATGATGCCCCATCtcctgtaatgaagtggttaaatCCACGCTGA